The region AACGACATCAATAATAGTGAAATTTTCATAAAAACCCTTTATTACTTACAAACGACTGGACGAATTGTTTTTTTACTATTAATAACCGCTGCTGATATGACAAGTTGACACTCTTGATCCCCCCATACCGCTTTTAACTGGGAGTCGATATTGACTCCTGATATGTAAGATTTCTGACCTGAACTCACCATCCCTATTTTTTGCATATTTTCTTTATCAATAATCACTGCACCAAATGGGATAGCATTTTGACTTTCTATACGTGCGATAAAATTATCTCCTTGTCGAGCTCTGATCTGCTGAAAGCCGACCGCACCTTCGGTTAACGCCACGCTTTTAATATTATCTAGTACTTCAACATTTTTTGGCAGTGATTTGTAATCAACGGTATTATTGGTTTTACGATAAGGCGTTAGGCCATTAATTAACGCGAGACCAAAGGCATTCGACTCATCATGGCCATTACCTGTGACTGTTACATTCGGTGCTTTTGTGTCAATAAGTAGTTTCGTATCTCCAGCTGTTATTCCGCTGTAAGCTATGCCGTGTTCAGAAGCCAGTACAGTACCCGATACATTTGCATTCACTTGCGAATATGAATTGGTTTTGTAGCTAGCGCCTAATTGAGTTGAAACAACAGCAAAATTACGGTTGTAATTTCCTGTAATACCAATGGATTCTCCTTCATATTCATCATAAGCAACACTGTAATAGTCACCTTTATCAGTATTTCCTGAATAAGTTAAACTTTGTGTGTAACGATTATTGACTGATCGAGTTTGAAAAGCGATAGAATTATTTCCTCCGCCCAAGGGCATTGTAATACTTAATGAAATGCCTTCCTCACTGAGTGTTGGTGAGAATTCCCCAAATTTTTCGCTGCTCTCATATTCAATATATGACTCATCAGTTTTATAAGCATTAATACTCAAATATAGTGTCGAATCATAGATAACGAAAGGTTTTGATGCATTAAGGTTATAGCGAACTGTTTTTCTCCTATCATCCCAATATTCATTTAATGTATAAGAAAAATTAGTCGATACATCAGCAAATGATTTGCTTAATATTAGCGAACTCTCACTCTTTCTATTATTGTTAGTCTCAAAACTGTCTGAAATTGAATCATTTTGATAAGTTGATAAATATTCATCAAATTCATAGTATTGCTCTTCAGAAAACCGATATCCAGCTACACGCATATCTAAATCAATATCAGGAATAGTATTATTATAAGCAATACCATATGACAACCCCTCAACATCACTGTTATCAAATAAGGTCGCAGCGGCATTTGAAATATTAGCTGAAACGGCACCAAAATAGTTAAAGTTGACCCCAGCACCTAAGGTATAAGATTGATATTCTTCAGATAATAACGTTCCTGTAAACAAAGATAAGTTATTATTAAGGCCATATGATGCTTCAGCTGATATAAAACCTGGCGAATGGTCATAATAACTTGAATCAGGTATCCCAGCTGAAACACTGTAACGAATATGACCAGGACGGGTGAGAAACAAAGTATCAGCACCATTGACTTGAAAATGCTTAATCACTCCATCTGCTTGCTTGACTTCAACATCCAGTACGCCTTGCGATGATTGTGAAATATCATCAATAACATAGGGTCCAGCATTAACATTAACAATCTTAAGCACGCTACCTTGCTGACGAATGGTGATCACTGCATTAGTATCCGCATTCCCGGACACGACAGGTGAATAGCCTCTTAAATTAGACGGTAGCATATTATCATCACTTTGCAGCCGCACACCATTCATTCTAAAGCCATCATAAATATCAGAACCAAATGAGGTATTACCAAAGGTTAATTTTGAATCTAGACTTCGTATTGGCATAAAACCATACAATGATGAAAACTCTGGATTGTCATCGGAGCTTTGAAAATTAGCCCTGATACGAAGCGCATTATAGTTAGCACCAATCACGCCATAAACAGAAGAGCTACTATTCCAATCACTGTATTCATTGGCCTTACTGGAAAAGTAATTAACATTATAATCGACAAATAATGCTGGGATCCCATCATCCCAATATTTTTTATTAACAAAACCAGCTTGATAGTCTGTTAACACATAAATTTGAGGAACTATAATTTTGTAATTTCCTTTACCAATATCAATCGAGCTGCTCGTATTCTCTTCATTACTCACTAAATAGCACAGCTTATCATTTACTATATGTGTATTTTTAGAATAAACATCTAGCCCTTTATCATTTATTGGTAAAGATTGCAACACTTCATTAGTAATGCAGGCTTTTCCCTCATTTACATTGATATTTTCTGAATATAAATACTCACCATTAAAATAAATCCCGAGTAAATAACGCCCATCTTCAACAAACCCAGATTCAACAAACTTTTTCAAATCGATTTTATCTTTTGATTTAATGAAACGGCTATTAAACTCTGTTGCAACAAGAGTACAAGAATAAACTGAAAGTAATGTTAAAAAAAACAACTTAAACTTCATATTCATAAACACCCATCATCATATTATTTCATGTACATTTTATTTATTTTACGCCAGAAAAATAATACATATTATACAGTTATCATTTGATAAGCTTACTTATGAAAACGATATTCTCATAAGTAAGCTTATAATTAGAAAGTCATTAAAATTCTTATAAACCATCGGATTAACGTGCTAAAAAAATATAGTTATAGCAATATTGCCATAACTATATTTATAGAAATCACATCACTTAACCCGTTTAAGGTTTAAAGGTAAGCAATGTTCAATGTAGTTGTTGCTTCTGCAACACCAGCAACCGCATCATCATCGTCATCAGCTTCTAATGCTGCAGAGAATGTGATTACGTTTGTGTCAATTGTCAGTTCAACCGTTGTTGCTTCAGTACCAGCAACAATTGGAGTGCCACCATGAGAAAGACGAACACCAACCCCTTGAGCACCACCGTTAACAGCAAACAATTCACTATTAGTAGCATCAGTGCTGCCATTGAAGGTAAATTTCGCTTTTGTATAGGTGTCTAAAGAACACTCAATCAATTTAATATTGAACTGAACAGGTATTGAAGAACTACCTTTAGCTTTAAATATATGTGTTGGGTGTTGGCCTAACTGAACAGTTTGATCAACAGACTCTGGTGCAATACCACACGCAGCAGAAACAACTTCGCCTTTAAAGTTCACTGTTGTTTGGTTGCCCGCTGCAATAGCAGTCGTTGACGCCATGATCCCAGCGAATGAAAGAGCTGCTAGTAGTGTAATATTCTTTTTCATAAAATCTCCAGCCTTAATATAGGCATTAATAGTTATTCATAATGGAGCTATAAAGAAACAAAGAAACAATACAAATCAACCGTAAATCGTTACACCGCCAGCCCTTTAATCATTAACAATCAAAATCATAAAATTAACAATTTGACACAATGAATCAACACTGGTATTATTAGCTTCGTATAAAAAACAATGCAAACAAGTTACATTTAAGCTAAAAAGTTGGCAATAAAAACGTAATTTGTTCTATATGTTACTTTGTGACAATAGCGTCAAAATTTATTCACGTTTACCAGTAACTAGTGATTACTGAGTAAATTCGGGATAGATTAGACCCTTGATAAGAACAAATTTATAGTGAAAAAAAATGATAAATTATCTTATTTTATGAAAAAATATGATTTAAACATTAAAAAAAACAAATAATAACCTTTAAAACAATAACTTAGACACCTGTACGTTTTCAGAGCATCAATGTTATTGTTTTATGCAATTGATTTACGTAACATAATAAATGCAGAAAGACATATTTTTGACAGTAATTAAATTGATAGCAAAATTCGTGTTTTCAATTAGCTAATCCATTACTCATAAAAATACATACCGTAAAATCAAATAAACACGATAAAAAATAGATAGTAGAACAATCAGAAATATACCATATATCAATATTTTTGCATTTAACCTCGCCCAATTAAGATAGTGTCATACAATACCTAAATCATTGATAAATAATGTAAACAATATTATTTATCAATCAAAAAAAGACACTGAACTCTTAAAGTAATTGTATTGACGATAACAATGAAGCATATAAACAACCTATCCTACCTATTTAGTATACAAAAAATAACAAAAATCACCACCATAGCTGAAGTAAACTATTAAGGCAAAGTAGAGTGCTCTAATTTGATAAGTCCCCCCCTTAAACTCATTAGTTATTACCTCCGGTAAAGATTTAGATGAGGCCATAAAAGGGCTTAATTAAGTGTCCAAGGCGCTATCAACATTCAGAATGTTAATTGCTCCCGATGAATGTCTTTTTTCTTGATTTCGTATGTGTTCTTTTATCATTTTCTCATCCAAACCAATCTAAAAAAACATAGTAACCTCTACTCAAAAGTCCTCTCCATTGAAACTCTTTTGCCGTCCCTTAAACTGACGGTAACTAAAATGATACTTTTACCTTTAATAAACCCTATTACATTGGATACTGAAAATGGCAGTGGAATGCTCAAACAAGATGAAACTAAATCAGCCACCATATCTCGTAAAAAATGGTGGCACTTAGATGATGATCACAACTCTAGCTTGCTGGAGTCAGCAATTAAAATGAGTTAGCACTACTGCCTATCACTAACATAAGTAACAAACACTCTTGACTTGCTCTCCGTGTGTATATATTGTTTTACTTTGATCAAAATTATGGTTAAATGTAAAAATACTGAGCCAAATAGGTTAATGAAGAGGAAGTCCTAATTTCAGTGATAACAAGAATACATTTTGCTGAATAATCTTTATATTAATATACGCTAACTATTTTAAATGAGGGGTTTTTTCATCAATATATCATCATTAATACGAACAGTATTCGTGCTAATCTTGTTAATTAACCTTACTAAAACCGCGCAGAGTAACTTAATGAACGTGACATTTTTCTAGTCTAAATATGCAGTAATTTTACGATGCCAAGATGGCAGGAGAGTTTATGAAAAAAAAAATAACGTTATTGCCAGTTTTACTATTAGGCGGGCTGTTAACAACAAGTAGTGCAATGGCTGTCAATACAACACATGTTTATTTTAAGGGAAAAATTGTAGAGTCAGCTTGTGGCTTATCACCTGATTCTATTGATCAATTAATTCAGCTTGGCCAGCAACCTATTCATATTTTTAAGGCTAAAGGTGACCGCTCGCCTTCCATACCTTTCAATATTAAACTCACCGATTGTAACACCGAGATAGCCACTCAAGCGGTATTTACTTTTGGATCAAATAATGACTCAAGTGGTCAATTGTTCAATGTCGAGGGTGGAGCTACTGGCATAGGAGTACGGATTTTACACAATGGAACGCCCATTAATAATGGTGATGTGGCCACGACAAATAGTATTGTAGAGGGAAACAATATTGCTTCGTTCTCTGCTGCATTTGAAGCAAATGTGGATCCATTGCTTGTACCAATCACTTCCGGTACAGCTGATTCTTGGGCATTATTACAGGTCACTTACCTTTAAATAAGATGTCGTTAAGTTCAAATTTTTACTAGTTTTAGAGCAAAGCACAAAATAGTGTATAACATGACGGCGTAACAAAGATATTTGCTAAGGCGATACATCTTTAACAGCTTTGCTCTTACTCTCTATTCTATCTACTCTCACAATGTTCACAGACTCCCCATCTATCAGGATAATTGTAGCCCCTTAAATGCGTCCAATAATCAAATAAAGACGCTGTCAATGAAAACTCAATTGTACGACATTAATACGAACGTAAAGAAGTAACAGTAAAAAAGTTATACCTCTTCACTCCCCTAAACATTACTGTTACTGAGGTTGTAAAAAGTGAGGGGATCTCGTCTAAAACTTTGTATCATTGGCACGATGAACTCAAAAAAGCTTGTTTCAAAAGAAAATCCAGCTGCAAGACCTTAAACTACAAAAAGACGTTATTGTCAAATCTGGTGCATGAGAACATCTGATGCTCTGGTTGATCTAGAGTTATTATTCCACCGTCTTTAAATCCCTCCCCACTATGATCACCTTAGCCAGTAGCTAAAATTCACTCAGGCGATACCATTTCTTCTCTGCCACTTCAGCTTAAAGAGCATAATTACAAAAATTAACTTAAAAACAGTGAATACAAAACTTAACCTCAGTAAAATGTTAATAAAATAAGTAGTATAGATTTATTTTAATCATTTTGATCATTTAGTGTTGCAAATTGACGTGTTAAATGTAAAATATATGTATCGTTTATTTTCTAGGCATGACAGTTTGTAGATTTACTCCATGTTGATAGAAGTTGAAATTATAACATTACTGAATTATGACAATAATCTTGAAGATCTCAGTAAATAGTTTTTAAAGTGGTGGAAGTATTATGAGAGCAATATTATCAGTTTTATTATTATGTGGGGTCATGGTGTCAGGTACATCAAACGCTGTTAATGGAGGAAGTGTATCTATAAAAGGAAGAATTGTAGAATCTGCTTGTAGTTTCTCACCAGATGCTGGTAATCAACAAATTCAACTGGGTCAACAGCCAACTCATCTCTTTAAGGCGAGAGGAGATCGCTCTACATCAGTACAATTCAATATTAAACTGGCTGATTGTAGTACCAATATAGCAACTCAAGCATTATTAACTTTCGGTTCAAATAACGATTCTAGTGGCAAACTTTTTAATACTAAAGGTGATGCAACTGGCGTAGGTGTACGTATACTTCACAATGGCTCACCAATTAATAACGGTGATAGTGCAAAACATCATATCATTGAAGGAAATATTATACCTTCATATTCAGTAGCATTTGAAGCTAATGTCGATCCGTCGAACACACCTATTACTAGTGGGACAGCTAATTCATGGGCATTATTACGAGTGAAGTACCTTTAAGTAGACAATTTAACCAATGATTTATAAGCTCATTTCATATCCGATGCGGTTTTACCATCATCACCTCAGACTTTATAATATTGTAGTAAGACCTCCCATTCATCTTGTTTCAATACTATTTTATCAGGTTAATTTTCCATGCCAACAGCTTCATCGATAAGCCCTTTTTCTTAGTTATATAAGGTCATCGCTTCTCTAAGTTGTAGTAAACTAATACTAATACAGGTCAATAGAGGCTACAGTCTAACCACAGAGAATTGGTTGTTCGTCAAGGTGCTTAAACACGTTTTGCTTGATACCCTATAGTTTCCTTATGTGTCGCTCTGACGACAACACTTTCATTATGCTGCTATTTATCTTACAAGTAGCATAGAATATCGCTTCGTTATCACACACGAAACATCTGCCAATTTTTCACTTTCTTGTTCATCGGCATATATCCCAGTCTTCATGGATAAGTTCTAACCCCCAGTAATATGGCTATCATAGTAACCAATCTATAGACACCTTCTAGTTTAGAGCAATTACCAATGCATGATTTCACTATGGATTTACCACTGAAACCCGCCATATCAGCACAGGTATTAATCAACCTGAGCTCGGGTTAAGCAGCGCCGCTTAATATCGCTATTTTGGCCCCTATCTTTGTTGTGCTTTCTAGTAATAGTCAGCTATTACGTACGAAATCCCGCCTTGATATCGACAAAAATGTCGGCATTAAGCAAATAAGTGGGTAAATAACAATCAAGTGGAATTTAACTCATTGATTTTAAGTAAAAAATTAAACGTATGTGACACTCGTTATCCCAAGTTCAGGTTAATCAGTCTTTGTGTTCTACAAGCATCGCCTAAACAAGCATGATGAAAATGCTCTTTTGCCCATTGCTAAGAATTGAGGATTAACATGATCTGATGAGTTAATTATCTAAAATTAACTCATCAGATCATGGTTTACTTAGAAAATTCAATGTTTTTGTAGCGGAATCTGTTTTTATGATGCTTAATTTAAAAGTAAAAAAATGAGCGCCTCTTAATGAAAAGAAGCGCTCAATAAATAGCTATAATCTCTCTTTATTTACTTAATTGTATGTGATCTCACATGTGCGTGATGAAGATGATGACGAACTTTGCCCTCCTGCACCATCACAATAAGTCGCACTCTGAGTCTCATAACATGTTAATACCTTAGTAGTGGTATTATACTTAATATAACCAGAAATACTTGTTTTAACATTCTGTCCTAATATTGGTCCATTAGCACAACTATCACTAGTAGGATCACCAACCGCAGAAGATGTTACACTCGTCAAATGATTTATCTGATCCGAAGTTAGCGTGATAGAGTTTTTACCATATGGGTCATTTATACTACCGTTGCCAAAACCATCTGTGACATAAGCTAGGCTAAACTTATTATTATAATAATTAGCATTTCCACCAAACTTACTGGCGCTAATCGTTCCAGCGCAATTGACGTAGGTAGCCCCATCACCG is a window of Shewanella sp. VB17 DNA encoding:
- a CDS encoding fimbrial protein, which translates into the protein MKKKITLLPVLLLGGLLTTSSAMAVNTTHVYFKGKIVESACGLSPDSIDQLIQLGQQPIHIFKAKGDRSPSIPFNIKLTDCNTEIATQAVFTFGSNNDSSGQLFNVEGGATGIGVRILHNGTPINNGDVATTNSIVEGNNIASFSAAFEANVDPLLVPITSGTADSWALLQVTYL
- a CDS encoding fimbria/pilus outer membrane usher protein, translating into MNMKFKLFFLTLLSVYSCTLVATEFNSRFIKSKDKIDLKKFVESGFVEDGRYLLGIYFNGEYLYSENINVNEGKACITNEVLQSLPINDKGLDVYSKNTHIVNDKLCYLVSNEENTSSSIDIGKGNYKIIVPQIYVLTDYQAGFVNKKYWDDGIPALFVDYNVNYFSSKANEYSDWNSSSSVYGVIGANYNALRIRANFQSSDDNPEFSSLYGFMPIRSLDSKLTFGNTSFGSDIYDGFRMNGVRLQSDDNMLPSNLRGYSPVVSGNADTNAVITIRQQGSVLKIVNVNAGPYVIDDISQSSQGVLDVEVKQADGVIKHFQVNGADTLFLTRPGHIRYSVSAGIPDSSYYDHSPGFISAEASYGLNNNLSLFTGTLLSEEYQSYTLGAGVNFNYFGAVSANISNAAATLFDNSDVEGLSYGIAYNNTIPDIDLDMRVAGYRFSEEQYYEFDEYLSTYQNDSISDSFETNNNRKSESSLILSKSFADVSTNFSYTLNEYWDDRRKTVRYNLNASKPFVIYDSTLYLSINAYKTDESYIEYESSEKFGEFSPTLSEEGISLSITMPLGGGNNSIAFQTRSVNNRYTQSLTYSGNTDKGDYYSVAYDEYEGESIGITGNYNRNFAVVSTQLGASYKTNSYSQVNANVSGTVLASEHGIAYSGITAGDTKLLIDTKAPNVTVTGNGHDESNAFGLALINGLTPYRKTNNTVDYKSLPKNVEVLDNIKSVALTEGAVGFQQIRARQGDNFIARIESQNAIPFGAVIIDKENMQKIGMVSSGQKSYISGVNIDSQLKAVWGDQECQLVISAAVINSKKTIRPVVCK
- a CDS encoding fimbrial protein, which produces MRAILSVLLLCGVMVSGTSNAVNGGSVSIKGRIVESACSFSPDAGNQQIQLGQQPTHLFKARGDRSTSVQFNIKLADCSTNIATQALLTFGSNNDSSGKLFNTKGDATGVGVRILHNGSPINNGDSAKHHIIEGNIIPSYSVAFEANVDPSNTPITSGTANSWALLRVKYL
- a CDS encoding fimbrial protein translates to MKKNITLLAALSFAGIMASTTAIAAGNQTTVNFKGEVVSAACGIAPESVDQTVQLGQHPTHIFKAKGSSSIPVQFNIKLIECSLDTYTKAKFTFNGSTDATNSELFAVNGGAQGVGVRLSHGGTPIVAGTEATTVELTIDTNVITFSAALEADDDDDAVAGVAEATTTLNIAYL